Proteins found in one Paenibacillus borealis genomic segment:
- a CDS encoding GNAT family N-acetyltransferase: MVEFMKDYKHNDALRRSFFRLAEDTFGLQLEHWYEAGFWNERYIPYSYTEGDQVIANVSVNLLELIINGVKFRTVQLGTVMSHPDYRGQGLSARLMNKVLEDYGTQCEFMYLFANDTVLDFYPKFGFQPVEEQIFSMNCPPASAGSARSAATRKLDLSISRDLSLVSAFAAQRLPVSERFGVSGADGLLMFYCLNVFSGNIYYLENEDVIAICQQESGRLEIYDLISTKPVAVRETAMKLADSATETIVFHFTPGDDDLELVSTSCPSGLFVRNQSSLQYPANVKLPATSIA, from the coding sequence ATGGTTGAATTTATGAAGGATTATAAACATAACGACGCGTTAAGGCGAAGTTTCTTCAGGCTGGCCGAAGATACATTCGGACTACAGCTGGAGCACTGGTATGAGGCAGGATTCTGGAATGAAAGGTACATTCCTTATTCTTACACTGAGGGGGATCAGGTCATTGCGAATGTCTCGGTTAACCTGCTTGAGCTGATTATTAATGGTGTGAAATTCCGCACCGTACAGCTCGGAACGGTGATGAGTCATCCTGACTATCGGGGACAAGGCCTGTCAGCCCGGCTGATGAACAAAGTGCTGGAGGATTACGGAACACAGTGTGAGTTCATGTATCTTTTTGCCAATGATACAGTACTGGACTTCTATCCAAAGTTCGGATTCCAGCCCGTGGAAGAGCAGATCTTCTCTATGAACTGCCCTCCCGCTTCAGCCGGATCTGCCCGGTCTGCGGCAACCCGCAAGCTGGATCTGTCCATAAGTCGTGATCTGAGCCTGGTTTCCGCCTTCGCAGCCCAGCGGCTGCCGGTATCTGAACGCTTTGGCGTGAGCGGCGCCGACGGACTGCTGATGTTCTACTGTCTGAACGTCTTCAGCGGCAATATATATTACCTGGAGAATGAGGATGTCATCGCCATCTGCCAGCAGGAGAGCGGCCGGTTAGAGATTTACGATCTGATCAGCACGAAGCCCGTCGCCGTCCGCGAAACCGCAATGAAGCTTGCCGACAGCGCTACGGAGACTATAGTCTTCCACTTCACGCCCGGTGATGATGACCTTGAGCTGGTAAGCACCAGCTGCCCTAGCGGTTTATTTGTGCGGAATCAGAGCAGCCTGCAGTACCCTGCGAACGTCAAGCTTCCGGCAACATCCATCGCTTAA
- a CDS encoding GNAT family N-acetyltransferase, giving the protein MPIHPIDPILISMPESLKSSRLLIRAALWGDGAAVNEAVRESTAELSPWMPWAQHIPSVEESEASIRKSRLQFLDRSDIRLLLVHKETGQLVGSSGLHRIDWQVRKFEIGYWVRTSCAGQGYITEAVAAITDFAVQELQANRLEIRCDSRNTQSARVAERAGFTLEGILRNDKLDVQGALRDTMIYSKVRGADY; this is encoded by the coding sequence ATGCCTATTCATCCGATTGACCCGATCCTTATCTCCATGCCGGAGAGCTTGAAGAGCAGCCGCCTGCTGATCCGCGCCGCTCTATGGGGAGACGGCGCCGCCGTAAATGAAGCTGTCCGGGAGAGCACAGCCGAATTAAGCCCCTGGATGCCTTGGGCACAGCATATCCCGTCCGTGGAGGAATCCGAAGCTTCCATCCGGAAATCACGGCTGCAATTTCTGGACCGCAGCGATATTCGGCTGCTGCTCGTGCACAAGGAGACCGGACAGCTGGTCGGCAGCAGCGGCCTGCACCGGATCGACTGGCAGGTGCGGAAATTCGAAATCGGCTATTGGGTGCGCACCTCCTGCGCCGGACAAGGTTATATCACAGAAGCAGTGGCTGCCATTACCGATTTTGCCGTACAGGAGCTGCAGGCTAACCGGCTGGAGATCCGCTGCGATTCCCGCAATACACAGAGTGCGCGGGTGGCTGAACGTGCAGGCTTCACCCTGGAAGGCATTCTGCGCAATGACAAACTGGATGTACAGGGTGCCTTAAGAGACACTATGATTTATTCAAAAGTCCGTGGAGCTGATTATTAA
- a CDS encoding response regulator transcription factor — MHQLLIIDDQTALADDLADMLPWSEIGIGVVHKAYSGREALELLYEHSIDIVVTDIRMPGMSGLDLIAEIKRNWKHIKCILLTGYADFEYTKQALKLRSSDYLLKPVEDAELMEAVRRALDELEREWQEITSTQKAIYALREQLPKLREYLLLDLINGKQPPSAGPLARKLEMYEVQIPRGADCSMMLLRIDDTEGMYDPGGETLIEYALTNIAAELFSDRMWLWNCTDIHGYIVCILSPKPYFDGPAASSKAEKEDLDAWIETQAFQLQRAAKSYLKIGISVLTSKRGQFPEELGTLYQSSLASFRHFIGRDTELFVSLAQEPERGEMQQLSELYRSPTLGALLEMGQWEAADGKLGAILNELDEEWRDSQEHILETYFAIASSIASLIHRTKKWLADTIGDDFYTVAGGPPMQTVSELRSWSERVISSYRLSVSSVEKDSRSSIIRKVQDYIAHNPGTASLQTISSSVYLNPSYLSKIYKLETGEGISEYILRVRMEKAILLLAQSPDKIYEISVLLGYQKPSYFIQLFKKHYGMTPQEYRNKLGL; from the coding sequence ATGCACCAGCTGCTAATTATTGACGATCAAACTGCCCTTGCGGATGATCTGGCCGACATGCTCCCCTGGAGTGAGATCGGAATCGGCGTTGTCCATAAAGCATACTCCGGACGGGAAGCGCTGGAGCTGCTCTATGAGCATTCCATCGATATTGTAGTGACGGATATCCGGATGCCGGGAATGTCAGGGCTTGATCTGATTGCCGAAATCAAGCGGAACTGGAAGCACATCAAGTGCATTCTGCTGACCGGATATGCGGATTTCGAGTATACCAAGCAGGCACTGAAGCTGAGATCCAGCGACTACCTGCTCAAGCCGGTCGAGGATGCTGAACTGATGGAGGCTGTACGCCGGGCACTGGACGAGCTCGAACGGGAATGGCAGGAAATTACCTCTACGCAGAAAGCTATTTATGCACTGCGGGAGCAGCTGCCCAAGCTTAGGGAATATCTGCTGTTGGATTTGATTAACGGCAAGCAGCCTCCCTCCGCAGGTCCGCTTGCCAGGAAGCTTGAAATGTACGAAGTCCAGATTCCCCGGGGAGCAGACTGCAGCATGATGCTGCTGCGGATTGACGATACAGAGGGCATGTACGATCCGGGCGGTGAGACGCTTATTGAATACGCGCTGACCAATATTGCCGCCGAGCTGTTCAGCGACCGGATGTGGCTATGGAATTGCACAGATATACATGGTTACATCGTATGTATACTGTCACCCAAACCTTACTTTGACGGGCCGGCAGCATCCTCCAAAGCCGAAAAAGAGGATCTGGATGCCTGGATTGAAACCCAGGCCTTCCAGCTTCAGCGTGCCGCCAAATCCTACCTGAAGATCGGCATCTCGGTTCTGACGAGCAAACGCGGGCAATTCCCTGAAGAGCTGGGAACCTTGTACCAATCCTCTCTGGCCAGCTTCCGGCACTTCATCGGCAGGGATACCGAGCTGTTCGTTTCGCTGGCCCAGGAGCCGGAACGCGGTGAAATGCAGCAGCTCAGCGAGCTCTACCGTTCGCCCACACTCGGCGCATTGCTGGAAATGGGCCAATGGGAAGCTGCTGACGGGAAACTGGGGGCTATCCTTAATGAGCTTGATGAGGAATGGCGGGACTCACAGGAGCATATCCTAGAGACCTATTTCGCCATCGCATCTTCTATCGCCTCGCTCATCCACCGCACGAAGAAGTGGCTGGCCGATACGATTGGTGATGATTTCTACACGGTAGCCGGCGGACCGCCCATGCAGACAGTCAGCGAGCTGCGCAGCTGGAGTGAACGCGTAATTTCCAGCTACCGGCTCTCGGTCAGCAGTGTGGAGAAGGATTCCCGCTCCTCCATTATCCGTAAAGTGCAGGACTATATAGCGCATAATCCCGGCACAGCTTCGCTGCAGACCATATCCTCCAGCGTATATCTGAACCCCTCCTACCTCTCCAAGATATACAAGCTGGAGACCGGAGAAGGAATCAGCGAATACATACTCCGGGTCCGTATGGAGAAGGCCATTCTGCTGCTGGCCCAGTCACCGGACAAAATCTATGAGATCTCTGTCCTGCTCGGCTATCAGAAGCCAAGCTATTTCATCCAGCTCTTCAAGAAGCATTACGGCATGACACCGCAGGAATACCGCAACAAACTGGGATTGTGA
- a CDS encoding sensor histidine kinase: protein MNIRMNTFTKIVGLILLLLIPILVLYWFSNQTSLRVVSDEVEKSMYKDLSFFATQTDNTAAQLSKSGLTISEDINVRNLEFIEIATLYEQTNEKLRIDEKLRLLIASSTWDTTLSIITPDTRTFVSSNASIQYDVDLINRNFTRVWRYTEDVPAYFRKQPRFVRYITEPYSSPLDKASLIVEISFPVTDLTKALDRFKQGGKGDPFFINSAGDIIRSMDADETLQGELIRQMDLPDLVKTPFTRFSLSGSEYAVGSVWMPELGLYLVDYLPIQDVVRPITANRNLFYISIFFLLIGSTVAAYFLYNNVQVPIRELIRGVRRVKRGDYTTMNILHPNNEFHFLLVSFNDMAKQIEQLIQNVYLEQIASRDANLKQLQSQINPHFLYNCFTLIRSLTRLGEKETVMQLSMHLSKYYRYTTYSDRQTAGLREEIELVNSYLAIQAIKVQDLKYEIDIPAAFAELELPRLILQPLVENAVLHGIEPVGCGSIRVSACVTEGFNIITVQDDGIGLTEEQLADLQRQIVIPPLEDKGCALWNTRQRMQLQFGPEAGLRIIRRAQGGIEAQLYWPKQADYNTAAS from the coding sequence ATGAACATACGCATGAATACGTTTACAAAAATTGTCGGACTCATCCTTCTGCTGCTGATTCCTATCCTCGTACTCTACTGGTTCTCCAACCAGACGAGTCTCCGCGTTGTGTCGGACGAGGTGGAGAAATCCATGTATAAGGATCTTTCCTTTTTCGCTACCCAGACCGATAATACGGCAGCCCAACTGTCCAAGAGCGGACTGACCATCAGCGAGGATATCAATGTCCGCAATCTCGAGTTTATTGAAATCGCGACCCTGTACGAGCAGACCAATGAAAAGCTGCGGATTGATGAGAAGCTGAGGCTGCTGATCGCTTCCTCCACCTGGGATACCACACTCAGCATTATCACACCGGATACCCGGACCTTCGTGTCATCCAATGCCTCTATCCAGTACGATGTGGATTTGATCAACCGGAATTTCACACGGGTCTGGCGGTATACAGAGGATGTACCCGCCTACTTCCGTAAACAGCCGCGCTTCGTCCGCTATATTACAGAGCCCTATTCCTCACCGCTGGACAAGGCGTCACTAATCGTGGAGATAAGCTTTCCCGTCACGGATCTAACCAAGGCGCTTGACCGGTTCAAGCAAGGCGGTAAGGGCGACCCGTTCTTTATTAATTCTGCAGGAGATATTATCCGTTCGATGGATGCCGACGAAACGCTGCAGGGCGAGCTGATCCGCCAGATGGATCTGCCCGATCTGGTCAAAACGCCGTTTACCCGCTTCTCTCTTTCCGGTAGCGAATATGCTGTCGGCTCCGTGTGGATGCCGGAGCTTGGGCTGTATCTGGTGGATTATTTGCCGATCCAGGATGTCGTCCGGCCGATCACAGCGAACCGCAACCTGTTCTATATCTCGATCTTCTTCCTGCTCATCGGCAGCACAGTCGCCGCCTATTTCCTGTACAACAACGTGCAGGTACCCATCCGCGAGCTTATCCGCGGGGTCCGCAGAGTCAAACGGGGGGATTATACTACGATGAATATCCTGCACCCCAACAATGAGTTCCACTTCCTGCTGGTCAGCTTCAACGATATGGCGAAGCAGATTGAACAGCTGATTCAGAATGTCTATCTGGAGCAGATTGCTTCGAGAGACGCTAATCTGAAGCAGCTGCAGTCGCAGATTAACCCGCATTTCCTCTATAATTGCTTCACTCTTATCCGCAGCCTGACGCGGCTAGGAGAGAAGGAGACGGTGATGCAGCTGTCGATGCATCTCAGCAAATACTACCGCTACACCACCTATTCCGACCGCCAGACCGCAGGGCTGCGGGAGGAGATCGAGCTGGTCAACAGCTACCTGGCCATCCAGGCAATCAAGGTTCAGGATTTGAAATATGAGATCGATATTCCTGCGGCATTTGCCGAGCTGGAGCTGCCCCGCCTTATTCTCCAGCCGCTGGTGGAGAATGCCGTACTGCACGGCATTGAGCCGGTAGGCTGCGGAAGCATCCGGGTCAGCGCCTGCGTAACGGAGGGCTTCAACATCATCACCGTGCAGGATGACGGCATCGGGCTTACGGAAGAGCAGCTCGCGGATCTGCAGCGGCAGATCGTGATCCCGCCGCTGGAAGACAAAGGCTGCGCGCTGTGGAATACACGCCAGCGGATGCAGCTGCAGTTCGGGCCTGAAGCCGGATTGCGCATCATCCGCCGCGCCCAGGGCGGCATTGAAGCCCAGTTGTACTGGCCCAAGCAGGCGGACTATAACACCGCTGCTTCATAG
- a CDS encoding ABC transporter permease: protein MGTVGEVTGIGTPVRRKGIKGFLRRTWPLHVMLLPAVVLQFIFGYLPLGGLVIAFKDYKPYDGIWGSKWVGLDHFKFMFEYPDSKQVILNTTLIAGLKIIFNIVVPFCFALLLNEVRRNSVKRTVQTLVYLPYFISWVFLGGILNDMLSTDGIINMLLHNWFGLDPILFLGSGNWFRFIVVLTDVWQQFGFGTIVYLAALAGVNPSLYEAAEVDGANRWRQTLSITIPSLAPIVIVVGTLAIGNIMNAGFDQIFNLYNPLVYDKGDIIDTFVYRTGILNGQYSFGTAVGIFKSLVGFVLIVIGYRVAYKLADYKIF from the coding sequence ATGGGAACAGTAGGGGAAGTAACCGGGATCGGCACACCGGTTAGGCGTAAGGGAATCAAAGGTTTTCTGAGACGGACATGGCCGCTGCATGTGATGCTGCTGCCTGCCGTGGTGCTGCAATTTATCTTCGGATACTTGCCGCTGGGCGGTCTGGTAATCGCATTCAAGGACTATAAACCTTACGATGGCATATGGGGCTCCAAGTGGGTCGGGCTGGACCATTTCAAATTTATGTTCGAGTATCCGGACAGCAAACAGGTCATTCTGAATACCACGCTGATCGCCGGACTTAAGATCATCTTTAATATTGTGGTGCCATTCTGCTTTGCGCTGCTGCTTAATGAGGTGCGGAGAAATTCGGTTAAACGGACGGTACAGACGCTGGTGTACCTGCCTTATTTTATCTCATGGGTATTCCTGGGCGGTATCTTGAACGATATGCTCTCAACCGATGGAATTATCAATATGCTGCTGCATAACTGGTTCGGCCTCGATCCGATCCTGTTCCTGGGAAGCGGCAACTGGTTCCGGTTCATTGTCGTTCTAACCGATGTATGGCAGCAGTTCGGCTTCGGAACAATCGTCTATCTGGCTGCACTCGCCGGCGTGAATCCGTCACTCTACGAAGCTGCAGAAGTGGACGGCGCGAACCGCTGGAGACAAACGCTGAGCATCACGATTCCTTCGCTTGCACCTATCGTTATTGTGGTCGGGACACTGGCGATCGGGAATATAATGAACGCCGGGTTTGACCAGATTTTCAATCTGTACAATCCGCTGGTTTACGACAAGGGCGACATTATCGATACATTCGTGTACCGCACGGGTATTCTAAACGGCCAGTACAGCTTTGGGACAGCAGTCGGCATTTTCAAATCACTTGTGGGCTTCGTGCTGATTGTCATTGGTTACCGGGTGGCGTACAAGCTGGCAGATTATAAAATATTCTAG
- a CDS encoding carbohydrate ABC transporter permease produces MYYKTTGYRLFTVLNYCILLLAGILCILPIIHILAISFSASAPANSHLVGLWPVDFNIESYTKTLNNPNFSRAFVISLGRTVLGTFMTMSVIILAGYALSKDASVFKSRNIYAWYFVFTMLFTGGMIPSYIVVRNLHLMDTIWALVLPGAVQVFNMILLMNFFKATPKEMEEAALIDGAGHFTVLFRVYLPLAMPSIATLSLFSIVGNWNAWFDGLLYINNYRNYPLATFLQTIIVQQDFSKLNPDVNELKNISQRTVKAAQIFIGILPVLIVYPFLQRFFVKGIVLGAIKE; encoded by the coding sequence ATGTATTACAAAACAACGGGGTACAGGCTGTTTACGGTTCTAAATTATTGCATTCTGCTGTTGGCCGGAATTCTCTGTATTCTGCCGATTATTCATATTCTTGCCATCAGCTTCAGCGCAAGCGCACCTGCCAATTCACATCTGGTCGGCTTGTGGCCGGTTGATTTCAACATCGAATCGTATACCAAGACGCTGAACAATCCGAATTTCTCGCGGGCGTTCGTCATCTCACTGGGGCGGACGGTGCTGGGAACATTCATGACCATGAGTGTCATTATCCTCGCAGGCTACGCTCTGTCCAAGGATGCGTCCGTATTCAAAAGCCGCAATATTTACGCCTGGTATTTTGTCTTCACAATGCTTTTTACCGGGGGGATGATTCCATCCTATATCGTTGTGCGCAACCTGCACCTGATGGACACCATCTGGGCGCTGGTGCTGCCGGGAGCCGTCCAGGTGTTCAATATGATCCTGCTGATGAACTTTTTCAAGGCAACGCCGAAGGAGATGGAAGAGGCCGCGCTGATTGATGGAGCAGGGCATTTCACCGTATTGTTCCGTGTATATCTGCCGCTTGCGATGCCATCCATTGCTACACTGTCACTGTTCTCCATTGTGGGCAACTGGAATGCCTGGTTCGACGGTCTGCTGTATATCAACAATTACCGCAACTATCCGCTGGCCACCTTCCTGCAGACCATCATTGTCCAGCAGGATTTCAGCAAGCTGAATCCGGATGTCAATGAACTGAAGAATATCTCGCAGCGGACGGTGAAGGCCGCCCAGATTTTTATCGGAATTCTGCCGGTGCTGATTGTCTATCCGTTCCTGCAGCGCTTTTTCGTGAAGGGTATCGTATTGGGGGCCATTAAAGAGTAA
- a CDS encoding extracellular solute-binding protein has product MQLKRVSSVLLVSALAFSVTACSGNGNNAQNEPAATKAAAESTNAGGNASATNAAGNVDETGWDGSKYVEPITLTTVKGIGTNYFFKNGETMENNVMQSYMKDNLGIDVKYDWIVTDTNDAYKTKLRLMLSSGEKMPDVITYRGDMETVNMLIDSGQFMDIGDLFDKYAGDNYKKGVELNADTWLPVTRDGQRMALPVLDYAYNDDMLLWLRQDWMDKLGLQPPKTLADFEAIMDAFVNKDPDGNGKKDTLGIATGFKNTFLGWMGDISWLFGDYGTLPGQWNKSADGTLTYGSIDPGAKQALATLKTWMDKGYISKDSGLKDENGAAELFTKGQAGALVGRNWMPDWPFGDLLNNVPGAKYKGYPLPAGPDGKIGAQSGNPSVNGWMLINKDAKNPEALLRYYNFFFDNWANPEKGSEFENGFAEGYDWAKLPDGTITKDPQKYPDLFPDYADRTHLVEPIYYTLTFEGARQPSLYADTMSKLANGEAPVTPYEIQSAAIRKPENIEAMKIVLEQKDIRMKNYFQGPLTETMKQKNELLNKLINQTYSKIIYGQSPIDEFDTMVDNWKKSGGDQITKEVNDWYNSASSK; this is encoded by the coding sequence ATGCAACTCAAACGAGTGTCCAGCGTATTGCTGGTTTCGGCTCTGGCGTTCAGTGTAACGGCCTGTTCGGGTAACGGCAATAATGCCCAGAATGAGCCGGCTGCGACCAAAGCGGCTGCAGAGAGCACTAATGCAGGCGGCAATGCCAGTGCAACGAATGCAGCGGGCAATGTGGATGAAACGGGCTGGGATGGAAGCAAATATGTAGAGCCGATTACGCTTACGACCGTTAAGGGGATCGGAACGAACTATTTCTTCAAGAATGGCGAGACCATGGAGAACAATGTAATGCAAAGTTACATGAAAGATAACCTGGGCATCGATGTTAAATACGACTGGATCGTAACCGATACCAATGATGCCTACAAAACGAAGCTGCGCCTGATGCTCTCCTCGGGTGAAAAAATGCCGGATGTGATCACCTACCGCGGTGACATGGAAACCGTCAACATGCTGATTGATTCCGGTCAATTCATGGATATCGGTGACCTGTTCGATAAGTATGCCGGAGACAATTACAAGAAGGGCGTTGAGCTTAATGCCGACACCTGGCTCCCGGTAACCCGTGACGGCCAGCGGATGGCCCTTCCGGTTCTGGATTATGCCTACAATGACGACATGCTTCTCTGGCTGCGTCAGGACTGGATGGATAAGCTGGGCCTGCAGCCGCCGAAGACGCTGGCAGATTTCGAAGCGATTATGGATGCCTTCGTGAACAAAGATCCTGACGGCAACGGCAAGAAGGATACCCTCGGAATCGCAACAGGCTTCAAGAATACGTTCCTCGGCTGGATGGGTGATATCAGCTGGCTGTTCGGGGACTATGGTACACTGCCGGGCCAATGGAACAAATCGGCTGATGGTACCCTGACCTACGGTTCGATCGATCCGGGTGCCAAACAGGCGCTTGCCACACTGAAGACCTGGATGGATAAAGGCTATATCTCGAAGGATTCCGGGCTGAAGGATGAGAACGGGGCAGCCGAGCTGTTCACCAAGGGCCAGGCAGGAGCACTGGTAGGCCGTAACTGGATGCCTGACTGGCCGTTCGGCGATCTGCTGAACAACGTTCCAGGGGCGAAATACAAAGGTTATCCGCTTCCGGCCGGACCTGACGGCAAGATCGGCGCACAGAGCGGCAACCCTTCCGTTAACGGCTGGATGCTGATTAACAAGGATGCCAAGAACCCTGAGGCGCTGCTCCGCTACTATAACTTCTTCTTCGACAACTGGGCTAACCCTGAAAAGGGCAGCGAGTTCGAGAACGGCTTTGCTGAAGGTTACGACTGGGCTAAGCTGCCTGACGGCACCATCACCAAGGACCCGCAGAAATATCCGGATCTCTTCCCGGACTATGCGGACCGCACACACCTGGTTGAACCGATCTACTACACGCTGACCTTTGAGGGCGCACGCCAGCCGTCGCTGTATGCGGACACTATGAGTAAGCTGGCTAACGGCGAAGCTCCTGTGACGCCATATGAAATCCAATCGGCTGCGATCCGCAAGCCGGAGAATATTGAAGCGATGAAGATCGTCCTGGAACAGAAGGATATCCGCATGAAGAATTACTTCCAGGGACCGCTGACCGAAACGATGAAGCAGAAGAATGAGCTGCTGAACAAGCTGATCAATCAGACGTATTCCAAAATCATCTACGGCCAATCCCCTATCGATGAGTTTGACACGATGGTGGATAACTGGAAGAAATCAGGCGGCGATCAAATCACGAAGGAAGTTAATGACTGGTACAATTCTGCCAGCAGCAAATAA